Proteins encoded within one genomic window of Flavobacterium sp. NG2:
- a CDS encoding peptidase: protein MSEKRLKRKKLQKKLFTKNRLVILNEDTFEEIFSLKLTLMNVFVVATLGAIILISITTFIIAFTPLREYIPGYSSSKLKRDATELSLKSDSLIEALKKNEAYIQSIQKVLNGQLEYAKFNKDSILNLNEEPAPQLKMTASEEELKLREQVDAAEKAATQLAKEKQQTTKKRK, encoded by the coding sequence ATGTCTGAAAAGCGATTAAAACGTAAAAAACTACAAAAAAAATTATTCACAAAAAACCGTTTGGTGATTTTGAATGAAGACACTTTTGAGGAAATTTTTTCACTTAAATTAACCTTGATGAATGTATTTGTCGTGGCTACTTTGGGTGCTATTATTTTAATTTCAATTACTACTTTTATTATTGCATTTACACCTTTAAGAGAATATATTCCAGGGTATTCATCTTCAAAATTAAAAAGAGATGCTACTGAATTGTCGTTGAAATCAGATTCATTAATTGAGGCGTTGAAGAAAAATGAAGCCTATATTCAGTCCATTCAAAAAGTACTCAATGGACAATTAGAATATGCTAAATTTAATAAGGATTCTATTTTAAATTTGAATGAAGAACCTGCACCACAACTCAAAATGACGGCTTCGGAAGAAGAATTAAAACTTAGAGAACAAGTAGATGCAGCAGAAAAAGCGGCAACCCAATTAGCTAAAGAAAAGCAACAAACTACCAAAAAACGAAAATAG
- the tatA gene encoding twin-arginine translocase TatA/TatE family subunit, whose product MGRFGVTEILVILAVVLLLFGGKKIPELMKGLGSGLKEFKNAAKDDSATDKKEDSKEETK is encoded by the coding sequence ATGGGAAGATTTGGAGTTACAGAAATCCTAGTTATATTGGCAGTGGTATTATTACTTTTTGGAGGTAAAAAAATTCCAGAATTAATGAAAGGTTTAGGAAGCGGACTTAAGGAATTTAAAAATGCTGCTAAAGACGATTCTGCTACAGATAAAAAAGAAGACAGCAAAGAAGAAACTAAATAA
- a CDS encoding glycosyltransferase family 1 protein yields MKIVIDLRLINASGIGTYLKNVIPGILGCFKQVIVLGNSNELKKFEWSKKVEIIEFNAKIYSLEEQLLYPFIIPKCDFFWSPHFNVPLLGTRAKKKIVTIHDVNHLVGVSPISRIKKVYAFLLLKKAVNNSSIIFTVSQFSKSEIIKHTKVNPKKIKVVYCGVDASFYQKKTIEDGFKDFEDYILYVGNIKPHKNLIVLLKAYNSLSEEFKLKYKILIVGQKEGFITKDKQIDEFIITNKLEKHIVFTGYVDDLNLPKYYQQAALFVFPSLYEGFGLPVLEALAANTLVVSSNAASLKEVGGESVVYFDPNNPTELAEKMVNCLNSEDFKIRMSKFRDVQLKKYTWLNSISNHKFGFENIK; encoded by the coding sequence ATGAAAATAGTTATTGATTTACGCTTAATTAATGCATCAGGAATAGGAACTTACTTAAAAAACGTTATCCCAGGGATTTTAGGTTGTTTTAAACAAGTTATCGTATTGGGTAACAGTAATGAATTAAAAAAATTTGAATGGTCTAAAAAAGTTGAAATAATTGAATTTAATGCTAAAATTTATTCATTGGAAGAACAATTATTATATCCCTTTATAATTCCTAAATGCGATTTTTTTTGGAGTCCCCATTTTAATGTACCCTTATTGGGAACTAGAGCCAAAAAAAAAATTGTAACTATCCATGATGTAAACCATTTAGTTGGAGTTTCTCCGATTTCAAGAATTAAGAAGGTATATGCTTTTTTACTATTAAAAAAAGCAGTGAATAATTCAAGTATTATTTTTACAGTATCCCAATTTTCAAAAAGTGAAATAATTAAACATACAAAAGTCAATCCTAAAAAAATAAAAGTAGTTTATTGTGGAGTTGACGCTTCTTTTTATCAAAAAAAGACAATTGAGGACGGTTTTAAAGATTTTGAAGATTATATTTTATATGTAGGAAATATTAAACCACATAAAAACTTAATTGTTTTATTAAAGGCATATAATTCTCTATCTGAAGAGTTTAAATTAAAATATAAAATACTTATTGTCGGACAAAAAGAAGGATTTATAACTAAAGACAAACAAATTGATGAATTTATTATTACAAATAAGTTAGAAAAACATATTGTTTTTACGGGTTATGTTGATGATTTAAATTTACCAAAATATTACCAACAAGCTGCTTTATTTGTTTTTCCTTCTTTGTATGAAGGTTTTGGATTGCCAGTATTAGAAGCTTTAGCTGCAAATACATTAGTGGTTAGTTCCAATGCGGCAAGTTTGAAAGAAGTAGGGGGAGAGTCAGTTGTATATTTTGACCCAAATAATCCTACTGAATTAGCTGAAAAAATGGTAAATTGTTTGAATTCAGAGGATTTTAAAATTAGAATGAGTAAGTTCAGGGATGTTCAGTTAAAAAAATACACTTGGTTAAACTCTATTAGTAATCATAAATTTGGATTTGAAAATATAAAATGA
- a CDS encoding Fic family protein, with protein MIESSPAYKYDEKTFALYNQLRDNGELKEINDAYLYWDKIKYKTKIASPQEYWSAIKMARILNSQTVTFGKNSFQFSSTDFIHQLLHYCDLNIGGNLGSNIGIAETDKTKFMISSIMEEAISSSQMEGANTTRKKAKEMIQKELKPKSKSEQMIMNNFVTMKHIVQNKSDDLTPEKLLYIHNLISNDTLDNKHEEGVFRVNDEIYVVNYSNSEVVHTPPNHQEIEGLINELCDFFNKDQKIFIHPIIKGIIIHFMIGWIHPFSDGNGRTARALFYWYMLKNGYWLTEYLAISTIIKDTKNQYEKAFMYTEIDENDMTYFITYHLKTMEKAFISLKEYIGRKQKEVIQAAKFIKIPNVNDRQAQILKIISEDSDRVLSSKEIENRFCISNFTARADLNNLESLGFLEKIQVNKIKHNFIKSKNFNKIIKSYKL; from the coding sequence ATGATAGAGTCTTCACCAGCATATAAATATGATGAAAAAACTTTTGCTTTGTATAATCAATTGCGCGATAATGGAGAGTTGAAGGAAATAAATGATGCTTACTTATATTGGGATAAGATCAAGTATAAAACTAAGATTGCAAGTCCACAAGAATATTGGAGCGCTATAAAGATGGCTAGAATTTTAAATTCACAAACTGTTACTTTTGGAAAGAATAGTTTTCAATTTAGTTCAACTGATTTTATTCACCAATTACTACATTATTGTGATTTGAATATTGGAGGAAATCTAGGAAGTAATATTGGTATTGCTGAGACTGATAAAACAAAGTTCATGATTAGTTCCATCATGGAAGAAGCTATTTCGAGCAGTCAAATGGAAGGCGCTAATACGACTCGAAAAAAGGCTAAAGAAATGATTCAAAAAGAGTTGAAGCCAAAAAGTAAATCGGAACAAATGATTATGAATAATTTTGTTACAATGAAACATATTGTGCAAAATAAATCAGATGATTTAACTCCAGAAAAATTACTTTACATTCATAATTTGATTTCAAATGATACTTTAGATAATAAACACGAAGAAGGCGTATTTAGAGTAAATGATGAAATTTATGTTGTAAATTATTCTAATAGTGAAGTTGTTCATACTCCACCCAACCATCAAGAAATAGAAGGATTGATAAATGAGTTATGTGATTTTTTCAATAAAGATCAAAAAATATTTATACATCCCATCATTAAAGGTATTATTATACATTTTATGATTGGATGGATTCATCCTTTTAGCGATGGTAATGGACGAACTGCTAGAGCTCTTTTTTATTGGTATATGCTAAAAAACGGATATTGGTTAACTGAATATCTTGCCATTTCAACAATCATTAAGGATACTAAAAATCAATATGAAAAAGCTTTTATGTATACTGAAATAGATGAAAATGATATGACTTATTTTATCACTTATCATTTAAAAACAATGGAAAAAGCATTTATTAGTTTGAAAGAATACATAGGTCGAAAGCAAAAAGAAGTCATACAAGCTGCAAAGTTTATTAAGATTCCAAATGTAAATGACAGACAAGCACAGATTTTAAAAATTATAAGTGAAGATTCAGATAGAGTTTTAAGTAGTAAAGAAATAGAAAATAGATTTTGTATTTCAAATTTCACCGCTAGGGCTGATTTAAATAATTTGGAAAGTTTAGGTTTTTTGGAAAAAATTCAAGTAAATAAAATAAAACATAATTTCATTAAATCTAAAAATTTCAATAAAATTATAAAATCATATAAGTTGTAA
- a CDS encoding oligosaccharide flippase family protein, giving the protein MVKNVFLSFGINFINFLFPVILIPYYINIFGITNYGLIAISLSLINYISVINDYSWSVLGPVQIGKLASDSNAISKYISTVINTKFILTIPSFILLFGFVHLYHDIKDNTILFLSLFAMLFSRTQNAHWIFIGLNKVSVYFIINTIFKVGAIATIFLFIKTKDSFKILFFILGLFDSLIFLVSYVYLYLKENYRYTYTSIHLIHCEIKNGFKMFLTNLTVCSILNSGTLILGLFFESKIIGMYSVAEKIIMLSKHCIGVLFQGVFPKVCKISISNVRELNKNLLLIFKSYFVIFSFGTLIMIIFSEQIISILSSVNISESSRYLILLSPIPLISALNQSAYITLVLHEKKNIYFFGYFIGLIINITLSFILSYFYEVEGIITTLIITELFITIFLNYYVYQDKNLNFFLKND; this is encoded by the coding sequence TTGGTTAAAAACGTCTTTCTAAGCTTCGGCATTAATTTTATAAATTTTCTATTTCCTGTAATTTTAATTCCATATTATATTAATATTTTTGGAATTACTAATTATGGACTAATTGCTATTTCTCTATCATTAATAAATTATATTTCAGTAATAAATGACTATTCTTGGAGCGTTTTAGGACCAGTTCAAATAGGTAAATTAGCATCTGATTCAAATGCTATTAGTAAATACATTTCAACTGTTATAAATACAAAATTTATATTAACAATACCTTCCTTTATTTTACTCTTTGGATTTGTTCATTTATACCATGACATAAAAGACAATACAATACTGTTTCTTTCTCTTTTTGCAATGCTTTTTTCTCGAACTCAAAATGCACATTGGATATTTATTGGTCTAAATAAAGTCTCGGTATACTTTATCATTAATACTATTTTTAAAGTTGGTGCTATTGCTACAATATTTCTATTCATTAAAACTAAAGATTCTTTTAAAATTTTATTTTTTATACTAGGGTTATTTGATAGTTTAATCTTTCTTGTTTCCTATGTTTATTTATATTTAAAGGAAAATTACCGATATACCTATACCTCTATTCATTTAATTCATTGTGAAATAAAGAATGGTTTCAAAATGTTTTTAACCAATCTTACGGTCTGCAGTATTTTAAATTCAGGAACTCTTATTTTAGGTTTGTTTTTTGAATCAAAAATTATTGGAATGTATAGTGTTGCAGAAAAGATAATTATGCTAAGTAAGCATTGTATTGGTGTATTATTTCAAGGTGTTTTTCCTAAAGTTTGCAAAATAAGTATTTCAAATGTACGAGAATTAAATAAAAACCTCTTATTAATATTTAAGTCTTATTTTGTTATATTCTCCTTTGGAACATTGATAATGATTATTTTTTCGGAACAAATTATTTCTATTTTAAGCAGTGTAAATATTTCCGAATCTAGTAGATATTTGATTCTTCTTTCACCAATTCCACTAATATCAGCTTTAAATCAATCTGCATACATTACCTTGGTACTTCATGAAAAGAAAAATATATATTTTTTTGGGTATTTTATTGGTTTAATTATTAATATTACCCTTTCATTCATATTATCTTATTTCTATGAAGTAGAAGGTATAATTACGACTCTTATTATAACTGAGTTGTTTATTACTATATTTCTAAATTACTATGTTTATCAAGATAAAAATTTAAATTTCTTCCTCAAAAATGATTAA
- a CDS encoding GH3 auxin-responsive promoter family protein, producing the protein MSIKSVAAQLFAKRVFKKTQSWTTNPIATQQAVFEDLIKTARKTEFGIDHHFDQIKNYEDFANQVPVRDYEGLKNYIEKVVKGESDILWKGKPLYFAKTSGTTSGAKYIPLTKESMPYHIEAARDAILHYIHETGKADFVSGKMIFLQGSPILEEKNGIQFGRLSGIVAHFVPKYLQKNRMPSWETNCMEDWEAKIDAIVEETYNQNMTVISGIPSWVQMYFERLQQKGGKPVGEIFKNFNLFIYGGVNYEPYRAKFENLIGRKVPSIELFPASEGFFAYQDSQTEKGMLLLLNSGIFYEFIKSDEFYSDKPRRYTIGEVELGVNYVLIISTNAGLWGYNIGDTVQFTSLKPYRVIVSGRIKHYISAFGEHVIGKEVESALQEAMEGTDIRVNEFTVAPQINPESGLPYHEWFIEFEKEPTDSKAFAEAIDNAMRKQNIYYDDLIVGNILQKVVITKVATNGFQEYMKSIGKLGGQNKVPRLANDRKIVDLLPTIK; encoded by the coding sequence ATGTCAATAAAATCAGTAGCTGCTCAATTATTTGCTAAAAGAGTATTTAAAAAGACCCAATCTTGGACTACTAATCCTATTGCTACTCAACAAGCAGTTTTTGAGGATTTGATCAAAACGGCTAGAAAAACTGAATTTGGTATTGACCACCATTTTGACCAAATAAAAAATTACGAAGATTTTGCTAATCAAGTTCCTGTTAGGGACTATGAAGGGCTAAAAAACTATATAGAAAAAGTTGTCAAGGGAGAATCTGATATTCTTTGGAAAGGGAAACCTCTTTATTTTGCCAAAACTTCAGGTACGACTTCGGGAGCGAAATATATTCCGCTGACTAAGGAATCTATGCCCTATCATATCGAAGCAGCTCGCGATGCGATTTTACATTATATCCATGAAACAGGCAAAGCTGATTTTGTTTCTGGAAAAATGATTTTCCTACAAGGAAGTCCAATTTTAGAAGAAAAAAACGGAATCCAATTTGGAAGACTTTCAGGAATTGTAGCGCATTTTGTTCCAAAATACCTTCAAAAAAACCGAATGCCATCATGGGAAACCAATTGTATGGAAGATTGGGAAGCTAAAATTGATGCGATTGTCGAGGAAACCTACAATCAAAATATGACGGTTATTTCAGGAATTCCGTCTTGGGTTCAAATGTATTTTGAGCGTTTACAACAAAAAGGAGGGAAGCCCGTAGGAGAGATTTTCAAGAACTTCAATTTATTTATTTATGGGGGTGTGAATTACGAACCATATCGTGCCAAATTTGAAAATTTAATTGGTCGAAAAGTACCTAGTATCGAACTTTTTCCAGCTTCGGAAGGTTTCTTTGCTTACCAAGATTCTCAGACCGAAAAAGGAATGTTGTTGCTTTTGAATTCTGGAATTTTCTATGAATTTATAAAAAGTGACGAATTTTATTCGGATAAACCAAGAAGGTATACCATAGGTGAAGTAGAATTAGGTGTTAATTATGTACTTATTATTTCAACCAATGCGGGACTTTGGGGATACAATATTGGAGATACCGTTCAATTTACTTCTTTAAAACCATATCGAGTAATAGTTTCCGGACGTATTAAGCATTATATTTCAGCTTTTGGTGAGCATGTCATTGGTAAGGAAGTAGAAAGTGCTTTGCAAGAAGCGATGGAAGGAACGGATATTCGTGTGAATGAATTTACAGTGGCGCCACAAATTAACCCCGAAAGTGGATTGCCGTATCACGAATGGTTTATCGAATTTGAAAAAGAACCCACAGATAGTAAAGCTTTTGCGGAAGCGATTGATAATGCCATGCGAAAACAAAACATCTATTATGATGATTTGATTGTGGGCAATATTTTGCAAAAGGTGGTTATTACCAAAGTAGCTACAAACGGCTTTCAAGAGTATATGAAATCAATAGGGAAATTAGGAGGACAAAATAAAGTCCCTAGATTAGCCAATGATAGAAAAATTGTTGATTTATTACCTACTATAAAATGA
- a CDS encoding DUF6909 family protein: protein MKETKNLMITRAQESSAAIEKLYITMRHLFNRGFYKPMGISGDSLREALLALRPEIYGHIADEKAELKGLLYVIERLPLGIEECRFINLTSHEGYGKSHFKAIIPPKRRRNCYRIDDDLMHIEITRGRSDIYDILTHLTFIFIESHKIRRRVLMEEGGEVSSDWAKLEKAVFQKKKLSLIEREKTISHTANILGRTFEDISDIYDAFGTDEAPDRFLHIVYWLGKLAIEEVSENNKRTITFSPILRERLGHHIHGDIWATQIKEVLKENELLDRPIHVISANMHSVMNSIFAKTALKSKVNGMPEISIYEELSKSDAQELRSIVEAYALNNGMISLPDTSRTNIDVQIFDTAKIDWTLTSFPNANFGDKKPVLIVMDYAFGEQAYETIDELLKPYKKDILLQVESVSIMGKAGILEGGKGDIMIPNAHINEGTADNYFFENELTVDMFEGNGIRVFSGPMITVLGTSLQNKDLLKFFHDSTWGVIGLEMEGSHYQKAIQSASKIRKSIPKDVKVRYAYYASDNPLETGSTLASGGLGTTGVKPTYLITIKILEQIFNIK, encoded by the coding sequence ATGAAAGAAACTAAAAATTTAATGATTACCCGTGCTCAAGAGTCTTCGGCTGCAATTGAAAAATTGTATATCACGATGCGTCATTTATTTAATAGAGGGTTTTACAAACCTATGGGGATTTCGGGAGACAGTTTAAGAGAGGCTTTGCTTGCGTTACGTCCTGAAATATATGGCCATATTGCTGATGAAAAAGCAGAACTCAAAGGACTTTTATATGTCATAGAGCGTTTGCCATTAGGAATTGAAGAATGCCGATTTATCAATTTGACCTCTCATGAAGGCTATGGAAAATCACATTTCAAAGCCATTATTCCACCCAAACGTAGAAGAAATTGTTATCGTATCGATGATGATTTAATGCATATCGAAATTACTAGAGGTCGCTCTGACATTTATGATATTTTGACACATCTCACTTTTATTTTTATCGAATCACATAAAATTAGAAGACGAGTGTTAATGGAAGAAGGTGGTGAAGTATCGAGCGATTGGGCAAAACTTGAAAAAGCGGTTTTTCAAAAAAAGAAATTGAGTTTAATCGAAAGAGAAAAAACGATATCTCATACAGCTAATATTTTGGGTCGAACTTTTGAAGATATCTCCGATATTTATGATGCTTTTGGGACCGATGAAGCACCAGATCGCTTTTTGCACATTGTTTATTGGCTAGGAAAATTAGCTATTGAAGAAGTTAGCGAAAACAATAAAAGAACCATCACTTTTAGTCCAATCTTGAGAGAGCGATTGGGCCATCACATTCACGGTGATATTTGGGCAACTCAAATAAAGGAGGTTTTAAAAGAAAATGAGCTCTTGGATAGACCCATTCATGTTATTAGTGCCAATATGCACTCTGTAATGAATTCAATTTTTGCAAAGACAGCTTTAAAATCGAAGGTAAATGGAATGCCTGAAATTTCTATTTATGAGGAGTTGAGCAAATCTGATGCCCAAGAACTTCGAAGCATAGTTGAAGCATATGCTTTGAATAACGGCATGATTAGCTTACCGGATACTTCAAGAACGAATATAGATGTTCAAATTTTTGATACAGCCAAGATTGATTGGACATTAACTTCCTTTCCTAATGCAAATTTTGGGGATAAAAAACCCGTATTGATTGTGATGGATTATGCTTTTGGAGAACAAGCCTATGAGACCATTGATGAACTTTTAAAGCCATATAAGAAGGATATATTACTTCAAGTAGAATCAGTTTCGATTATGGGCAAAGCTGGAATCCTAGAAGGAGGAAAAGGAGATATTATGATTCCTAATGCTCATATCAATGAAGGAACAGCTGATAATTATTTTTTTGAAAATGAGTTAACAGTAGATATGTTTGAGGGTAATGGTATTCGTGTATTTTCAGGACCTATGATTACAGTTTTGGGAACTTCCTTGCAAAACAAGGATTTATTGAAGTTTTTTCATGATTCTACCTGGGGAGTAATTGGTTTAGAAATGGAAGGTTCACATTATCAAAAGGCTATTCAATCGGCTTCAAAAATTAGGAAGAGTATACCAAAGGATGTTAAGGTGCGTTATGCTTATTATGCTTCAGATAATCCTTTAGAAACCGGAAGTACACTTGCTTCAGGAGGACTAGGTACGACAGGCGTTAAGCCAACTTATTTGATTACAATTAAGATTTTAGAACAAATATTCAACATAAAGTAA
- a CDS encoding O-antigen ligase family protein, whose translation MITTYIILFYIKDIPNHHFDWYLVRFNLEQQIKIHGTYISLWISIAFLFITDYIIHLKKIKLKYGLIILQLTSLMSLIIVNSRMILFSTILLSFLQIYFYFHKKIKTYKLIIPLLLTTILISLFSNRYKDDILFLYKNSIKDSSRYTICYCSIETIKKSHYLGLNNETIQEKLNDCYDKYGFKELSKENINSHNQYLDFFLKGGLVLFISFLSILLIKLYKSFKTKNFLYFLITLLFTFSFLTENILVRQYGIYIYLFCDILFLGSILGNKSHCCDKIEKS comes from the coding sequence TTGATAACCACGTATATAATTCTATTTTATATAAAAGACATTCCTAATCATCATTTTGATTGGTATTTAGTACGATTTAATTTAGAACAACAAATTAAAATACATGGTACTTATATCAGTTTATGGATTTCGATAGCTTTCCTTTTTATTACTGATTATATTATACACTTAAAAAAGATAAAATTAAAATATGGTTTAATCATTTTACAACTTACATCATTAATGAGTTTAATTATTGTTAATAGTAGAATGATACTATTCTCTACAATTTTATTAAGCTTTTTACAAATTTATTTTTATTTCCATAAAAAAATAAAAACGTACAAACTAATAATACCATTACTACTAACAACAATACTAATATCATTATTTTCAAATCGTTACAAAGACGACATACTTTTTTTATATAAAAACTCAATAAAAGATTCTTCTCGTTATACGATTTGTTATTGCTCCATAGAAACCATTAAAAAGTCACATTATTTAGGTTTAAACAATGAAACTATTCAGGAAAAACTTAATGATTGTTATGATAAATATGGGTTTAAGGAGCTTTCAAAAGAGAATATTAATTCACATAATCAATACCTAGATTTTTTTTTAAAAGGAGGGTTGGTTTTATTTATTTCGTTCCTTTCAATATTATTAATCAAATTATATAAATCATTCAAAACAAAAAACTTTTTATATTTCTTGATTACCTTATTATTTACTTTCTCTTTCCTAACCGAAAATATTTTAGTACGTCAATATGGTATTTATATTTATCTGTTTTGTGATATTCTATTTCTGGGTTCTATTTTGGGAAATAAAAGCCATTGTTGCGATAAAATAGAAAAAAGCTAA
- a CDS encoding Tex family protein has product MTNIQFIAKSVPTAAINIQKTVQLLEEDCTIPFISRYRKDTTGNLDETQIELIAKLQKEYEAIVKRKEAILKSIEEQKALTPELEKKIQQSFDLQELEDFYLPFKKKKKTKADVARENGLEPLAKIIMAQNNDDVDFLSTKYLNENVINEEAALQGARDIIAEWINENIFVRKQLRRLYQRKATITTKVVKSKKEEEGAQKFNQYFDWSEPISKAPAHRLLAMLRAENEGFIKFKVEVDLDEAYDIIDELVLKSQNATTPHVQLAIEDSYKRLLQPAISNETLQEAKAKADANSIQVFANNLGQLLLAPPLGEKRILAIDPGFRSGCKIVCLDEKGDLLYNETIYPHAPQNETAMAMKKIKSMVNAYNIDAISIGNGTASRETEFFIKKIAFDRPVQVFIVSEAGASVYSASKIAREEFPNYDVTVRGSVSIGRRLSDPLAELVKIDPKAIGVGQYQHDVDQSKLKEELDSTVIRCVNSVGININTASKHLLSYVSGIGEKLAENIVTYRSENGPFEDRKQLKKVPRLGEKAFQQGAAFIRIKDGKNPLDNSAVHPEAYSIVEKMAKDLKLKVSDLIGDKVKTALIKPENYITPEIGLLTLKDIIKELEKPGLDPRKSAKVFEFDPNVKTIKDLKTGMILNGIVNNITNFGCFVDLGIKESGLVHISQLKAGFVSDVNEVVKLHQHVTVKVTEVDEDRKRIQLTMVI; this is encoded by the coding sequence ATGACAAACATACAATTCATCGCCAAGTCTGTTCCAACAGCAGCCATAAACATTCAAAAAACCGTTCAATTATTAGAAGAAGATTGTACGATACCGTTTATTTCTCGTTATCGAAAAGACACCACAGGAAATTTGGATGAAACCCAAATTGAACTAATTGCTAAACTTCAAAAAGAGTACGAAGCGATTGTAAAACGTAAAGAGGCAATTCTTAAGTCAATTGAAGAACAAAAAGCATTAACACCTGAATTAGAGAAAAAAATCCAACAATCATTTGATTTACAAGAGCTAGAGGATTTTTATTTGCCTTTTAAAAAGAAGAAAAAAACCAAGGCTGATGTCGCTCGTGAAAATGGTTTAGAGCCTTTGGCCAAAATTATCATGGCACAAAATAATGATGATGTTGATTTCTTGTCAACTAAATATTTGAATGAAAACGTCATCAATGAAGAGGCCGCTTTGCAAGGCGCAAGAGACATTATTGCCGAATGGATAAATGAAAATATCTTTGTTAGAAAGCAATTGCGTCGCTTGTACCAACGTAAAGCCACCATTACAACTAAGGTTGTCAAGTCCAAAAAAGAGGAGGAAGGCGCTCAAAAATTCAATCAATATTTTGATTGGTCAGAGCCTATTAGCAAAGCTCCAGCACATCGATTATTAGCGATGTTGCGTGCGGAAAATGAAGGTTTTATCAAGTTTAAAGTCGAAGTAGATTTAGACGAAGCTTATGATATTATTGACGAATTGGTGTTGAAAAGCCAAAATGCAACTACGCCTCATGTACAACTAGCGATTGAAGATAGTTATAAACGCTTGTTGCAACCCGCTATTTCTAACGAAACCTTACAGGAAGCGAAGGCTAAGGCCGATGCCAATTCAATACAGGTTTTTGCTAATAATCTTGGTCAGTTGTTATTGGCACCACCTTTGGGTGAAAAGCGAATTTTAGCCATTGATCCAGGTTTTAGAAGTGGTTGTAAGATTGTTTGCTTGGATGAAAAAGGAGATTTGTTATATAATGAAACTATTTATCCACATGCGCCACAGAATGAAACTGCGATGGCGATGAAAAAAATAAAATCGATGGTCAATGCGTATAACATTGATGCTATTTCTATTGGAAATGGAACTGCGTCGAGAGAAACCGAATTTTTTATTAAAAAAATTGCTTTTGATAGACCAGTACAGGTTTTCATTGTTTCAGAAGCAGGAGCATCTGTATATTCAGCTTCAAAAATTGCTCGTGAGGAGTTTCCTAATTATGATGTAACGGTTCGAGGTTCGGTTTCGATCGGGAGAAGACTTTCTGATCCTTTGGCCGAATTGGTAAAAATAGACCCTAAAGCTATTGGCGTAGGCCAATACCAACATGATGTAGATCAATCCAAGTTGAAAGAAGAACTGGATTCAACAGTGATTCGTTGTGTGAACTCGGTGGGAATTAACATCAATACGGCGAGTAAGCATTTGTTGAGTTATGTGAGTGGAATAGGAGAGAAGCTGGCAGAAAACATTGTGACGTATCGTTCTGAAAACGGCCCATTTGAAGACAGAAAACAATTGAAAAAAGTACCTCGTTTGGGAGAAAAAGCCTTTCAACAAGGAGCAGCTTTTATCCGAATTAAAGATGGAAAAAATCCATTGGACAATTCAGCTGTTCATCCTGAAGCCTATTCGATTGTAGAGAAAATGGCTAAAGATTTGAAATTAAAAGTCAGTGATTTGATTGGTGACAAAGTGAAAACAGCTTTGATAAAACCAGAGAATTATATCACTCCAGAAATAGGGTTGCTAACCCTAAAAGATATTATCAAAGAGCTTGAAAAACCAGGATTAGATCCAAGAAAGTCAGCTAAAGTTTTTGAATTTGATCCAAATGTAAAAACCATCAAAGACTTAAAAACTGGAATGATCTTAAACGGAATTGTCAATAACATTACCAATTTTGGTTGTTTTGTTGATTTAGGAATTAAAGAAAGTGGTTTGGTTCACATCTCTCAGCTCAAAGCAGGCTTTGTAAGCGACGTAAACGAAGTGGTGAAGTTACACCAACATGTAACTGTAAAAGTGACTGAGGTCGATGAGGATAGAAAACGTATTCAGTTGACGATGGTGATTTAA